In Theropithecus gelada isolate Dixy chromosome 13, Tgel_1.0, whole genome shotgun sequence, one DNA window encodes the following:
- the TP53I3 gene encoding quinone oxidoreductase PIG3, with protein MLAVHFDKPGGPENLYVKEVAKPSPGEGEVLLKVAASALNRADLIQREGQYDPPPGASNILGLEASGHVAELGPGCHGHWKIGDAAMALLPGGGQAQYVTVPESLLMPIPEGLTLPQAAAIPEAWLTAFQLLHLVGNVQAGDYVLIHAGLSGVGTAAIQLTRMAGAIPLVTAGSQQKLQMAEKLGAAAGFNYKEEDFSEATLKFTKGAGVNLILDCIGGSYWEKNVNCLALDGRWVLYGLMGGADINGPLLSKLLHKRGSLITSLLRSRDNKYKQMLVNAFTEQILPHFSTEGPQRLLPVLDRIYPVTEIQEAHKYMEANKNLGKIVLELPQ; from the exons ATGTTAGCCGTGCACTTTGACAAGCCGGGAGGACCGGAAAACCTCTACGTGAAGGAGGTGGCCAAGCCAAGCCCTGGGGAGGGTGAAGTCCTCCTGAAGGTGGCGGCCAGCGCCCTGAACCGGGCGGACTTAATCCAG AGAGAAGGCCAGTATGACCCACCTCCAGGAGCCAGCAACATTTTGGGACTTGAGGCATCTGGACACgtggcagagctggggcctgGCTGCCACGGACACTGGAAGATCGGGGACGCAGCCATGGCTCTGCTCCCCGGTGGGGGCCAGGCTCAGTATGTCACTGTCCCCGAAAGCCTCCTCATGCCTATCCCAGAGGGACTGACCCTGCCCCAGGCTGCGGCCATCCCGGAGGCCTGGCTCACCGCATTCCAGCTGTTACATCTTGTGG GAAACGTTCAGGCTGGAGACTATGTGCTAATCCATGCAGGACTGAGTGGTGTGGGCACAGCTGCTATCCAACTCACCCGGATGGCTGGAGCTATTCCTCTGGTCACAGCTGGCTCCCAGCAGAAGCTTCAAATGGCAGAAAAGCTTGGAGCAGCTGCTGGATTCAATTACAAAGAAGAGGATTTCTCTGAAGCAACACTGAAATTCACCAAAG GTGCTGGAGTTAATCTTATTCTAGACTGCATAGGCGGATCCTACTGGGAGAAGAACGTCAACTGCCTGGCTCTTGATGGTCGCTGGGTTCTCTATGGTCTGATGGGAGGAGCTGACATCAATGGGCCCCTGCTTTCAAAGCTACTTCATAAGCGAGGAAGTCTGATCACCAGTTTGCTGAGATCTAGGGACAATAAG TACAAGCAAATGCTAGTGAATGCTTTCACGGAGCAAATTCTGCCTCACTTCTCCACGGAGGGCCCCCAACGTCTACTGCCGGTTCTGGACAGAATCTACCCAGTGACCGAAATCCAGGAGGCCCATAAGTACATGGAGGCCAACAAAAACCTAGGCAAGATCGTCCTGGAACTGCCCCAGTGA